In Halanaerobium praevalens DSM 2228, the DNA window AAGTGTTTTAGATGATCTATTAGAAAAAGGTAAGAAAAATGGGGTAGAAGGTTTAAAAATAGTTGATAAAGAATGGCTGCAAAAAGAAGAACCAAATTTAAGTGATAAAGCAGTAAAGGCTTTATGGGCACCTACTGCTGGGATAATAACCCCTTGGGAATTTGCTTTAGCTATGGCCGAAAATGCTGTAGCAAATGGAGTGGAAGTAAAATTAGAAACTGAAGTTTTAGATGTTTATACAGAAGCAGATCAGGTAAGAGGAGTTAAAACTAATCAAGGAGATTTTAAAGCTGATTATGTTATTAACGCTGCTGGTCTTTATGCTGATGAAATAGCTAAAATGGTTGGAGTAGAAAAAATTGATATTCATCCTAGAAAAGGTGAATACTTTATTTATGACCATGCAAAGGATTTTGAAATAAACCATGTTTTATTCCCAATTCCAACAAAAATTTCTAAAGGAATTGTTTGCACTAAAACTGTTGAAGATAATCTTTTGATTGGGCCAACTTCTGATTTTGTTGATAGTAAAGAAGATCTTGCTACAACTAGAGAAGGTTTAGATCATGTTTTTAATGGTGCTAAAAAAATGTTTCCAGATTTAACTTTAAAAGATAGTATTAGAGTTTTTGCGGGTTTAAGAGCTGCTGATACAACTGAAGATTTTGTAATTGAAGCTGCAGAAAATGTTGCTGGTTTTGTTAATGTTGCTGGAATTCAATCTCCTGGTTTATCTTCAGCTCCAGCTATTGCAGATCTGGTAGCTGAAATATTAGAAGATCAAGGCTTAAAGCTAGAAGCTAAAGCTGAAGTAATAGAAACCAGAGAAGATCCTGCTAGATTTTATGAAATTTCAAATGAAGAAAGAGCAGCCTATGCTGAAAAAGATAAAGATTATGGTAAAATCATTTGCCGCTGTGAAACTGTATCTTATAAAGAAATTGTAGATGCGATTAATGGTCCAATTCCAGCTAGAACTATAAATGCTGTTAAAAGAAGAACTAGAGCTGGAGCTGGAAGATGTCAGGGAGGATTCTGTGGACCTAGAGTTACAGAAATAATTGCTGAAGAACTTGGAATTGAGACAACTGAGGTTAGACTAGAAAAAGATAATTCAAATATTGTTGAACATAAAATCAAAGGATTACTCGGGAGTCAGGGTGATGTAGAATGATTAAAATTAAAAAAGATGTAGTAGTTATTGGTGGAGGTCCTGCTGGTTTAGCTGCAGCTGCTCAGGTTTATGATAATGGAATTAAAGATGTCATGATTTTAGAGCGTGATTTTGAATTAGGGGGAATTTTACCACAGTGTATTCATAATGGTTTTGGACTTCATCATTTTGGGGAAGAATTAACTGGCCCAGAATATTCTCAAAGATTTGAAAATGATGTAGAAGCAAGAGATATAGAGGTAAAGCTTGATACAATGGTACTTGATGTTACAGCAGATAAAAAAGTTTTTGCAATGAATAAAGATCAAGGTGCAATGGAGATTCAGGCAAAAGCTGTAATTTTAGCAATGGGATGTCGGGAAAGAACAGCTGGTGCTTTAGGAATTCCGGGGACTAGACCAGCTGGAGTTTTAACTGCAGGAACTGCTCAAAGATTTACTAATATTGAAGGATTTGTACCTGGTAAAAAAGTAGTTATTTTAGGTTCTGGAGATATTGGTTTAATTATGGCCAGAAGGATGAGATTAGAAGGGGCAGATGTAAAAGCAGTATGTGAAATTTTACCATATACAGGTGGTTTAACTAGAAATGTAGTTCAGTGTTTAGAAGATTACGATATTCCTTTAAAGTTAAAGCATACAGTAACTAGAATTATTGGTAATGATAGACTAGAAGCTGTAGAAATAACAGAAGTTGATGATCAGATGAATCCGATTCCTGAAACTTCGGAAATCGTAGAAGCTGACACCTTATTACTTTCAGTTGGTTTGATACCAGAAAATGAATTATCTAAAAAAGCCAATGTTAGTTTAGATGATCGAACAGGTGGTCCGATAGTAAATGAAGGTCGGGAAACAAATATTGATGGTATTTTTGCTTGTGGTAATGTATTACATGTGCATGATTTAGTTGACTGGGTGACTGAAGAATCACAAATTGCTGGTGACTGGGCAGCAAAATATATTAAAGAAGAATATCAAAGAGCAGATCAAAAAATAGCAGTTAAGGCAGGGAAAAATGTTGCTTATGTAATTCCTCAAAGTATTGAATTAGAGTCTGAAAGTAGAAAAAGAATACCTTTATATATGAGAGTTAGTACTCCTTTGACAGCTGTTGACATTGAGTTATATGCTGATGGAAAAGAACTTTATTCATTTACAGAGCCTTTTGCTAAACCTGGTGAAATGATTAGTGTTCCTCTAGCTCAAAAAACACTTGATGATTTAGAAGGCGTTAGTGAAATAAGGGTTGATATTATAGAAAAGGAGGCTGAATAAATGCTTGAAAAACAAACTATTACCTGTGTTGCTTGTCCAAAAGGATGTGAAGTAACAGTTGAGCATGATGGTGAAGAAATAATAAATATAATGGGTAATGCCTGTCCTCAAGGAGCTGACTATGCAAAAGAAGAAATAGTTGCTCCAACTAGAATTTTACCAACAACAGTTAAAGTCAAAGGTGGAGCTTTACCACTTTGTCCAGTCAAAACTACAAAGCAAATTCCTTTAGAAAATATGGATCAGGCGATGGCAATTATTGGCTCCAAAGAAATAGAAGCACCTTTGAAGATGGGAGATGTGATTATCGAAAATATTTTAGATACAGGGGCAGATGTAGTTGCTACTAGAGATTTACCTAAAAAAATATAAAAAAGTCTCAATAATTTATAAAGTGCTAAATCAGATTAATTTAAACAGTAAAGTAATTTTAGTCTGATTTAGCATTATGATTATTATCTTGAAATAGAGGGAGTCAGATTATGGAAATATTAAAAACTTTTAATTTAATTAGTTTTATTTTTGGAATTATTATCTCATCTTTATTATTTTTAAGTATTAATTATTTTAAAGCAGAAAAAAACAAAGCTGAAGAAAAAGATCTTAAGCATCAAAATGATTTTCAAAAAAGTGAAAATAAAAAAGAACATGCCAATAAATTATTAAATTTGTCCCAAGAAATTTCTTTTAAATCTCAAGATTTAATTTGGTTAATTAATGAAAACAATAAAAAAGCAGCTGAATTAGTTAAGAGGTTTGAAAATATATCTGGTTCAGTTGAGAATAATGCAGCTGCAGCTGAAGAAATTTCAGCTACAATTGAAGAACTTTCTTCTTCTTCTAATATTATTAAAGAAGAAATGACTAAATTAGAAGCAATAGCTCAAAACTTAGTTTTAGATTCAGAAAAAAATAAAAATTGGATTCAAGAATCAAACAATACTTTGCTTGAAATAGCAAAAAATGTTAAAAAATCTGGAGATTCTATTGGTAGTGTAGAAAAAGCAGTTGAAAAGGCAAATCAACTCTTAGCAGGGATTATTCAAATAACTGATCAAATAAATTTATTAGCTTTAAATGCTTCAATTGAAGCTGCTAGAGCAGGTGATGCTGGTCGAGGTTTTAATATAGTTGCAGGAGAAATAAAAAGTCTTTCTGAAGAAACTGAAACTTTAACTGCAGAAATTAGAAGAGCAATTAATGATATAAATTTAGAAATTAAAAATACTGATCAAATAATTGAAAATGGACTTGAAAATATTGAAGGAGTAGAAGAATTAGCTGGTAAGTCAATTGAATCTTTTAGTTTAATGAATGAAAAACTACATAAAGTTATGGATTCAGTCTCAAAATTATCTGAGAGTACTGATAATCAAGCTTCAGCAACTGAACAAACAACTGAAGCTGTTGAATCAATGACCCAAGAATTTATCAATATTTCTGAAAATATTGCAGAAGTAGATAAAAATATAAAAGATCAAAAAGATAATTCTAAGACAATACTAGATTATTCTGAAAATTTAAATACAGTTTCTTATAAACTGCATAAAATTTCAGTAGCAAATAAGACTAGTGAAATGTTGATTTTTGGAGTTAATCCTTTTACTAAACCTGAAAGAATTGAAGAATTATATGTACCAATTATTACTAAATTAGCTAAAAAAATTGGCAAAAAGGCTAAAACAATTATAGTTGCTGATTATGAAGAATTAGGTAAGTATATAAAAAATGATTTAATTGATATAGGTTGGTTTTCGCCAATGGCTTATGTAACAGCTAAGAGAAAAACTAATATAATTCCTTTAGTAACTCCTTTAATTGAAGGTAAAGCTAGTTATCAAGGTTATATTTTTAGCCGCAGAGATAGTAAATATAATAGTTTAAAAGATTTAAAAAATAGCAACTTTGCTTTTGTAGACCCATTATCAACTTCTGGTTATGTTTATCCAAAGCAGATGTTAAAAGAAGTAGGGATTAGGGTACCAAATGATCTGCAAAAACAAGAATTTATGGGGAATCATGATAATGTGATTAAAGCAGTTTTAAATTCTGAAGTTGATGCTGGAGCAACTTATAATGAAGCTTGGGAAAGGGCTGCCCAAACTTTTAATTTAAACAAATTAGAGATTTTAGCAAAAACTGATCCGATTCCAAAAGATGTCATTGCAGCGAGATCAGGACTGGAGCAAGAAATTTTAACTGCAGCTAAAACTATTTTCTTAGAAGCAGATAAGGAAATAAAATCTACTTTAAATAAAACAAATATTACTGGTTTTACAGCAAGTGATGATCAGAAATTTGATATTATTAGAAAATATAGCAGCTAAAATTAAAAAAATTAGCTTTTATATATTTGATAAATAAAAATTAGAGTGATAAAATTATGTTAGTAAGTTTATATCTAATCTAAGGAGGGTTTATTTATGAAGAAAAAATTAATTAATAATCCAGAACAGGTAGTAGAAGAGATGATTGAAGGAATAGTAATGGCCACTCCAGATAAACTGAAAAAATTAGATGATTATAATATTGTAGTTCGCAAAGATAAAAAAGAAGGAAAAGTTGCTTTAGTAAGTGGTGGAGGTAGTGGACATGAACCAGCTCATGCTGGTTATGTTGGTGCAGGTATGCTTGATGCTGCTGTTGCAGGTGATGTTTTTACATCTCCAACTCCAGATGCTGTTTTTGAAGCTATTAAAGCTGTTGATACAGGTAATGGTGTTTTATTAGTTGTTAAAAATTATACTGGTGATATTATGAATTTTGAAATGGCTGCAGAAATGGCAGAAGCTGAAGGTATAGAAGTTGACCATGTTGTTGTTAATGATGATGTAGCAGTAGAAGATAGTTTGTATACTACTGGTCGCCGTGGAGTAGCAGGTACTATATTTGTGCATAAAATTGCTGGAGCCAAAGCTGCAGCAGGGGCGGATTTAGCTGAAGTCAAGGCAACTGCCGAAAAAGTGATAGATAATGTTAGAACTAAGGGAATGGCTCTTTATCCTTGCCGAGTTCCAGCTGCAGATGAGTCCACTTTTAGTTTAGCTGAAGATGAAATAGAATTAGGAATTGGAATTCACGGAGAGCCAGGAACAGAAAGAACGGAATTAATGGAAGCAGATCAAATTGTAGAAGAATTATTAAATAGTGTTTTAGAGGATTTACCTTATGCTGAGGGAGATAATGTGGCCCTAATGATTAATGGTATGGGAGGAACTCCTTTAATGGAACTATTTCTTGCTAATAGAAAAGCTAATCAAATGCTGCAGGATAAAGGAATTAAGATTGAAAAAACTTTTGTGGGAGAATATATGACTTCTTTAGAAATGGCAGGAGTTTCAATTACTTTATTGAAACTAGATGCTGAATTAAAAGAATTACTTGCAGCAGCAACTGAAATCCAAATTATGAAATAATTATTGAGGAGGACTTTTTGTGGTAGAAAAAACTAAAGAGATTATAAATAAAATGGCAGATCTAATTATTGAAAATAAAAAATATTTAACTGAGTTAGATTCTGCTATTGGTGATGGAGATCACGGAATTAATATGACTAAAGGTTTTAAAAAAGTTAAGGAAAAGTTAGCTGCTAAAGATTATGAAAATAATAAAGAATTGATAAAAACTGTGGCTATGACCTTGATTTCAACTGTTGGTGGAGCTTCTGGCCCACTTTATGGAACAGCCTTTTTAAATATAAGTAAAATTATACCAGATGCTGATTTTGATTTAGATTCTTTAATCGAGATTGGAGAAGAAGCAGTAGCAGGTGTCCAAAAAAGAGGTAAAGCAGAACAGGGAGAAAAAACAATGTTAGATACTATGATCCCAGCTGTTAATTCACTTAAGGAAAGTAAAGAACAGGATCATGATTTAGAAACTGCTTTAAAAAAGGCTAAAGCAAGTGCAGAAGAGGGAATGAAAGCCACCATTGAGATGCAGGCAACTAAAGGAAGAGCAAGCTATTTAGGTGAAAGAAGTATTGGACATCAGGATCCAGGTGCTACTTCTACTTATTTAATAATTAAAACTGTTGTAGATGAATTGTATTAAAAAAATTGGAGGCTATTAATGGTAAATATAATTTTAGTTTCACATGTTAAAGAAATTGCTGAAGGTACTAAAAGACTAGCAGAACAAATGAATCAAAATCAAGTTAAAATAACTGCTATTGGTGGAACTACAGATGGAGAAATAGGTACAAGTCCAGATTTGATTGAAGAAGCTGTAGCAGAAGCTAATAAAGAGGATGGAACTATAATTTTAGCTGATTTAGGTAGTGCAGTAATGAGTGTGAATATGGTTTTAGACTGGTTAGATGAAGCAGAAAGAGAAAAAATTGTTTTAGCAGATGCACCATTTGTAGAAGGTGCTGTAGTTGCTGCTGTTGAAGCTGGAATGGGTAATAAAATGGAAGAGATCTTAGAATCAATCCAGGCTGTAGAAATGATAAAAAAGAAATAAAAAGATAATTTAATTGTGTTTTAGTATAAAAACTATGCACTTCTTGATTTTTAATTGATTATTTGATAATTAGTTAAATTAAGAAGTGCTTTTTTATTGCAATAATAATATTTAAATTTAAAAAAAGTAGATGTTTCACGTGCAACAATAATTGGGCTTATAAAATTTAAGTATTTTGAAAATAATTAAATTTTGATTAGAAATAAGTTGTCTGTCTTTGCTAAACCTTTATTTTATGGTATAATTTAAAGTGGAAATAAATTTAAATTATAATTAATTTGGGAGTGTTTATTAATGAATTTTAAAAGAAATATTCTAGTTATTACAGGTATTATAATGTTAATTTTAGCAGTGCCAGCAGCTGCCCAAGATATTCAAGAAGTAAATGAAACAGTAACTGAAGCAGATCAGGAAATAGCTGCTTATGTTAACAGTGAAGAAATTTCTATGCAAGAATTAGAGCAATTTGCAGGAGTAAGAAATATTTTGATGCAAATTTTACAAACAAACCAAGAATTTGGTTCTGTTATGCTGCAGACTGAAGCAGGTCAACAAGTTGTAGATGAATTTCAGAAATTAAAGCTTGAACAGTTGATAACTAATAAATTAATGGTTCAAGAAGCTAAAAGTAGAAAGCTTAAAGTAAGTGATGAAGAAATGAATAAGATTTTTGACCAACAAATTCAGGCTTTAAAACAGCAAAATCAATTAAGTGAAGAGCAGTTAGAAGCAGCGATTCAGAAGCAAGGTTTTGAATCTATGAAAGAATATAAAGAGCTGTTTTTTGAAAATAATATGAATGGTTTTTTAATTAATAAATTAAGAGAAGAAGTAGTTAATAAAGTTAAAGTAAGTGAAGAAGAGGTAAAAGATTATTATCAAAATAATAAAAAGCAATTTGAAAGTGAAGCTGAGAAAAAAGTAAGTCATATTTTATTTGATGATCAAGCAAAAGCAGAAAAAGTATTAGCAGAAATTAAAGCAGGTGCTGACTTTGCTGAAATGGCTAAAAAACATTCTACAGGACCAACTGCTGATAAAGGTGGAAATTTAGGTTATGTTTCAGCAAATGAGAGAGGTTTAGATCAGACCTTTAGAGATGCGGCTATGAAACTTGAGGTTGGAGAAATAACTAATGAGCCAGTTAAAACTCAATTTGGTTTTCATTTAATTAAGGTTACTGATTATCGAGAAGCAGGAGTAAGAGATTTTGAAGAAGTTAAAGCACAGATTGAAAGCAATTTAAAAAATAAGAAAAAGAGTCAGGCTTTTCAAGATTTTGTTGAAAACTTGCGAGAAAAAGCTGAAATAGATATTAAACTTTAAACTTAATTTATTTAGCTGAGAGTATCTAATCTAGCTTAGATTAGATACTCTCTTTTTGAGTTTTAGGAGAAAATTTTCAATTAATAAAAAACTTTTTTTAAAGTAAAATTTTTGATACTATAATTATAAATAATAATCTATTTTAGTTAATTATTTGTTTAAGGGAGGTAAAAATGGAGCAAGAATTAGAAAGACCAGCTTGGCTTGAAATTAAAATGAAGGCTCTAGCAAAAAATTATAAATTTATTCGGAGTAAATTAAATAAAAAAACTAAAATTGCAGCTGTTGTAAAAGCAGATGCTTATGGACATGGCGCTGTTAAAATAGCTAAAAAGTTAGTTTGTTTAGGCACAGAATATTTATGTGTTGGTAGTCCAGAAGAAGGGATTGAGCTTAGAAATGCAGGCCTAGAAGTGCCAATTTTAGTTTTGGCTGAAGTTTTGCCTGCTCAATATCAGTCAATTTTGGCAGGAGATTTAATTCAAACTGCTGCTAGTCGAGAAACTTTATTTGCTTTAAATAAATTTGCTGCTAAAAATAATAAAAAAATAAAAATCCATTTAAAATGTGATACGGGAATGGGAAGGATTGGTTTTCTACCAGAGGAATTATTTGAAGTTTATAAGTTAGCTCTGAGTTTAGATAATCTTAAACTAGAAGGTATTTTTAGCCATTTAGCTCGAGCAGATGAAACTGAGAAAGAGTTTTCCAATAAGCAGTTAGCTAGATTTGATTGTGCTTTAAATAAAATTAAGAAATCAAATTTCAAACTGCCTTTAATTCATATTGCTAATAGTGCTGCTGTAATAGATTTAAAAGCAACTTATTTAGATTTAGTTAGACCAGGTATTATTTTATATGGTCTTTTACCTTCAGCAGAGCTAAAAGAAGAATCTTTTTTAGAGCCGATTTTGGAGTTTAAGACAAAAATTGTTCAGCTGAGAGAATTACCGCCAGCTTCTACAATTAGTTATGGCTCTACTTACAAAACTGAAGCTTCAGAAAAATTAGCAGTGCTTCCAATTGGTTATAAAGATGGTTATCCTAGATTATTATCTAATCAGGGTGAAGTCTTAATTAGAGGCCAGAGAGCTCCAATTAGAGGTAAAGTTTGTATGGGTCAAACTATTGTTAGCGTAGAAGAGATAGAAAATGCAGCAATTGGAGATGAAGTTGTACTAATTGGGAAGCAAGGTACAGCAGAAATAACTGCTGCTGAAATTGCAAAGCTTGCTTCCACTATTAGTTATGAAATAGTTTGTAATCTTGACCGGAATTTAAAGAAA includes these proteins:
- the alr gene encoding alanine racemase, which codes for MEQELERPAWLEIKMKALAKNYKFIRSKLNKKTKIAAVVKADAYGHGAVKIAKKLVCLGTEYLCVGSPEEGIELRNAGLEVPILVLAEVLPAQYQSILAGDLIQTAASRETLFALNKFAAKNNKKIKIHLKCDTGMGRIGFLPEELFEVYKLALSLDNLKLEGIFSHLARADETEKEFSNKQLARFDCALNKIKKSNFKLPLIHIANSAAVIDLKATYLDLVRPGIILYGLLPSAELKEESFLEPILEFKTKIVQLRELPPASTISYGSTYKTEASEKLAVLPIGYKDGYPRLLSNQGEVLIRGQRAPIRGKVCMGQTIVSVEEIENAAIGDEVVLIGKQGTAEITAAEIAKLASTISYEIVCNLDRNLKKIYLEDQ
- the dhaL gene encoding dihydroxyacetone kinase subunit DhaL, yielding MVEKTKEIINKMADLIIENKKYLTELDSAIGDGDHGINMTKGFKKVKEKLAAKDYENNKELIKTVAMTLISTVGGASGPLYGTAFLNISKIIPDADFDLDSLIEIGEEAVAGVQKRGKAEQGEKTMLDTMIPAVNSLKESKEQDHDLETALKKAKASAEEGMKATIEMQATKGRASYLGERSIGHQDPGATSTYLIIKTVVDELY
- the phnD gene encoding phosphate/phosphite/phosphonate ABC transporter substrate-binding protein gives rise to the protein MEILKTFNLISFIFGIIISSLLFLSINYFKAEKNKAEEKDLKHQNDFQKSENKKEHANKLLNLSQEISFKSQDLIWLINENNKKAAELVKRFENISGSVENNAAAAEEISATIEELSSSSNIIKEEMTKLEAIAQNLVLDSEKNKNWIQESNNTLLEIAKNVKKSGDSIGSVEKAVEKANQLLAGIIQITDQINLLALNASIEAARAGDAGRGFNIVAGEIKSLSEETETLTAEIRRAINDINLEIKNTDQIIENGLENIEGVEELAGKSIESFSLMNEKLHKVMDSVSKLSESTDNQASATEQTTEAVESMTQEFINISENIAEVDKNIKDQKDNSKTILDYSENLNTVSYKLHKISVANKTSEMLIFGVNPFTKPERIEELYVPIITKLAKKIGKKAKTIIVADYEELGKYIKNDLIDIGWFSPMAYVTAKRKTNIIPLVTPLIEGKASYQGYIFSRRDSKYNSLKDLKNSNFAFVDPLSTSGYVYPKQMLKEVGIRVPNDLQKQEFMGNHDNVIKAVLNSEVDAGATYNEAWERAAQTFNLNKLEILAKTDPIPKDVIAARSGLEQEILTAAKTIFLEADKEIKSTLNKTNITGFTASDDQKFDIIRKYSS
- a CDS encoding peptidyl-prolyl cis-trans isomerase, translating into MNFKRNILVITGIIMLILAVPAAAQDIQEVNETVTEADQEIAAYVNSEEISMQELEQFAGVRNILMQILQTNQEFGSVMLQTEAGQQVVDEFQKLKLEQLITNKLMVQEAKSRKLKVSDEEMNKIFDQQIQALKQQNQLSEEQLEAAIQKQGFESMKEYKELFFENNMNGFLINKLREEVVNKVKVSEEEVKDYYQNNKKQFESEAEKKVSHILFDDQAKAEKVLAEIKAGADFAEMAKKHSTGPTADKGGNLGYVSANERGLDQTFRDAAMKLEVGEITNEPVKTQFGFHLIKVTDYREAGVRDFEEVKAQIESNLKNKKKSQAFQDFVENLREKAEIDIKL
- the dhaK gene encoding dihydroxyacetone kinase subunit DhaK, with product MKKKLINNPEQVVEEMIEGIVMATPDKLKKLDDYNIVVRKDKKEGKVALVSGGGSGHEPAHAGYVGAGMLDAAVAGDVFTSPTPDAVFEAIKAVDTGNGVLLVVKNYTGDIMNFEMAAEMAEAEGIEVDHVVVNDDVAVEDSLYTTGRRGVAGTIFVHKIAGAKAAAGADLAEVKATAEKVIDNVRTKGMALYPCRVPAADESTFSLAEDEIELGIGIHGEPGTERTELMEADQIVEELLNSVLEDLPYAEGDNVALMINGMGGTPLMELFLANRKANQMLQDKGIKIEKTFVGEYMTSLEMAGVSITLLKLDAELKELLAAATEIQIMK
- the dhaM gene encoding dihydroxyacetone kinase phosphoryl donor subunit DhaM is translated as MVNIILVSHVKEIAEGTKRLAEQMNQNQVKITAIGGTTDGEIGTSPDLIEEAVAEANKEDGTIILADLGSAVMSVNMVLDWLDEAEREKIVLADAPFVEGAVVAAVEAGMGNKMEEILESIQAVEMIKKK
- a CDS encoding DUF1667 domain-containing protein — its product is MLEKQTITCVACPKGCEVTVEHDGEEIINIMGNACPQGADYAKEEIVAPTRILPTTVKVKGGALPLCPVKTTKQIPLENMDQAMAIIGSKEIEAPLKMGDVIIENILDTGADVVATRDLPKKI
- a CDS encoding NAD(P)/FAD-dependent oxidoreductase — its product is MIKIKKDVVVIGGGPAGLAAAAQVYDNGIKDVMILERDFELGGILPQCIHNGFGLHHFGEELTGPEYSQRFENDVEARDIEVKLDTMVLDVTADKKVFAMNKDQGAMEIQAKAVILAMGCRERTAGALGIPGTRPAGVLTAGTAQRFTNIEGFVPGKKVVILGSGDIGLIMARRMRLEGADVKAVCEILPYTGGLTRNVVQCLEDYDIPLKLKHTVTRIIGNDRLEAVEITEVDDQMNPIPETSEIVEADTLLLSVGLIPENELSKKANVSLDDRTGGPIVNEGRETNIDGIFACGNVLHVHDLVDWVTEESQIAGDWAAKYIKEEYQRADQKIAVKAGKNVAYVIPQSIELESESRKRIPLYMRVSTPLTAVDIELYADGKELYSFTEPFAKPGEMISVPLAQKTLDDLEGVSEIRVDIIEKEAE
- a CDS encoding NAD(P)/FAD-dependent oxidoreductase gives rise to the protein MSKNNYDVIIVGGGISGCAVAWKLARYNLDVLLLEKEPDVATGTTKANTAIIHAGYNADPEKQKGRLNNKGNVQIKEIVKDLNVPFEEIGSLVVGMEGDDLSVLDDLLEKGKKNGVEGLKIVDKEWLQKEEPNLSDKAVKALWAPTAGIITPWEFALAMAENAVANGVEVKLETEVLDVYTEADQVRGVKTNQGDFKADYVINAAGLYADEIAKMVGVEKIDIHPRKGEYFIYDHAKDFEINHVLFPIPTKISKGIVCTKTVEDNLLIGPTSDFVDSKEDLATTREGLDHVFNGAKKMFPDLTLKDSIRVFAGLRAADTTEDFVIEAAENVAGFVNVAGIQSPGLSSAPAIADLVAEILEDQGLKLEAKAEVIETREDPARFYEISNEERAAYAEKDKDYGKIICRCETVSYKEIVDAINGPIPARTINAVKRRTRAGAGRCQGGFCGPRVTEIIAEELGIETTEVRLEKDNSNIVEHKIKGLLGSQGDVE